The following is a genomic window from Pseudomonas promysalinigenes.
CCAGGAAGCCTGTCGATGGCTAATAACGAAAATAACCCCTCCCATCTCTCCAAAACGCTTCGGTGGACTGACGCATTCGCGCTCTCCATGGCGGTCTCTGGTTCTATTTTTGCTTCATTTGGATTCGCGCTCGGCGCCCTAGGCCCTATCGGCGCCTTGGTTTTGTGGGTCGGCTCCGCTGCAATTGGAGCATGCCAAAACTGGATATTTCTTGAAGTCACTGCGATGTATCCCGACAAGCCGGGCGGCATCGCCATGATCGCAACGGAGGGTTGGAAGCGCCGTTGCACGCTGGTTGGTCCCATCGCATCCTTCGGTTATTGGATGGGCTGGTCGGCGGTCCTTGCGATTGTAGGCGTCAGTGCTGGCTCACTGATTCAAGCGCAGTGGTTTGCTGATCAAACGTGGGGCTATCAGCTCGGCTCTGTAAGCATCGGTCTGGCACAGTTCATCGGCGCCGGCCTGATCCTGGTGTTCTGGCAATTCAACCGTCTCGGCGTTCAGATGGCGGCTTCCGTTTCGAAATATATGGGCGTGCTACTGCTGATCCCCATCTTGGTCTTAGCGTTCGCCCCTCTTTACAGCGATGCTTGGAGTTTTTCCCACTTCCAGACTGCTTGGGATCGCCTGCCTGCCACCGACTGGACTACTGGCCGTACCGCTCTGATGTGGCTCTTCCTCATAGCATGGAGTGCTTACGGGACAGAAATGTGTGCTGCATTCGGACCCGAGTACCGTAGCAAGCGTGATATGCGCATGGCGCTCATCACATCCGGACTATATACCGTCGCGGCTTTCGCAGCGGTGGCGTTCAGCCTTGGCGGCTTGGCCGACCAGCAGGCGGCCATCGACAACCCAAATGGTTTCTTTATCGGAGCTTTCGACGCGATTCTTGGCAATGAGTACAGCAGCTTCTTCGTCGGCACCCTATTGGTAGGCCTATTCATGGGCCTCAATGCATCCCTTGCCGATGGTTCACGAGCGCTGTACGGGATGGCGTTAGACGGTTTAACTATTCGCCAGTTGGGCATACTGAACAAGCATCAAGTGCCAGGGCGGTGCATGACCGTAGCCGTGATACTGAACATTGGGATGATTTTTCTCCTCTCGTCTCCTCTAGCCATTTTGGTCACCGCCAACATTGGATACGTTGCGTCCATTTTCTTCGCCCTCAGTGGCTTCTTGTGGCTGCGAAAGGATGCAGCCCATCTGGAGAGACCAGTGAAGCTTGGCCAGGGTTGGATACCAGTTGCTTGGGCGCTGAGCCTGTTGACCGGACTAATCGTATTGGTAGGTGCGGCATCTACTGAACTAGTAGGTTACGGGGGCACAAAGGAATT
Proteins encoded in this region:
- a CDS encoding APC family permease, giving the protein MANNENNPSHLSKTLRWTDAFALSMAVSGSIFASFGFALGALGPIGALVLWVGSAAIGACQNWIFLEVTAMYPDKPGGIAMIATEGWKRRCTLVGPIASFGYWMGWSAVLAIVGVSAGSLIQAQWFADQTWGYQLGSVSIGLAQFIGAGLILVFWQFNRLGVQMAASVSKYMGVLLLIPILVLAFAPLYSDAWSFSHFQTAWDRLPATDWTTGRTALMWLFLIAWSAYGTEMCAAFGPEYRSKRDMRMALITSGLYTVAAFAAVAFSLGGLADQQAAIDNPNGFFIGAFDAILGNEYSSFFVGTLLVGLFMGLNASLADGSRALYGMALDGLTIRQLGILNKHQVPGRCMTVAVILNIGMIFLLSSPLAILVTANIGYVASIFFALSGFLWLRKDAAHLERPVKLGQGWIPVAWALSLLTGLIVLVGAASTELVGYGGTKELLMGIGILLLSVVLYGVRKLQDRQQPNGPKSNNSF